In the genome of Streptomyces pactum, one region contains:
- the clpS gene encoding ATP-dependent Clp protease adapter ClpS, with protein MEPVSVAPVEIERPESSEAPSAVPEPDVPWVTVVHNDPVNLMSYVTYVFQSYFGYPKDKAHRLMLDVHHKGRAIVSSGTREEMERDVQAMHGYGLWATLQQDR; from the coding sequence ATGGAACCCGTGAGCGTCGCACCGGTGGAGATCGAACGGCCCGAGTCGAGCGAGGCGCCCTCGGCGGTGCCCGAGCCCGACGTGCCCTGGGTGACGGTGGTCCACAACGACCCGGTGAACCTCATGAGCTACGTGACCTACGTTTTCCAGAGCTACTTCGGCTACCCGAAGGACAAGGCGCACCGACTGATGCTGGACGTCCACCACAAGGGCCGCGCGATCGTCTCCAGCGGCACCCGCGAGGAGATGGAACGCGACGTGCAGGCGATGCACGGCTACGGCCTGTGGGCCACCCTCCAGCAGGACCGCTGA
- a CDS encoding nicotinate phosphoribosyltransferase, with amino-acid sequence MNTADMGLSGAEGRTGGTRGQGPGGSARTDGEPPAGGWGKVGVPSTALFTDRYELTMLQAALRAGTADRACVFEVFTRRLPEGRRYGVVAGTGRVLDAVENFRFDSGVLDFLADQRIVDEPTLHRLARYRFRGDIWGYPEGEVYFPGSPIMRVEGSFADCVLLETVVLSILNHDSAVAAAASRMAVAAGDRPLIEMGARRTHELAAVAAARAAYVGGFATTSDLAAGFRYNIPTVGTSAHAFTLLHDSERDAFTAQVETLGSGTTLLVDTYDVAEAVRTAVEVAGTGLGAVRIDSGDLLLLAHRVRQQLDELGARDTKIVVTSDLDEYAIASLAAAPVDAYGVGTQLVTGSGHPTCSMVYKLVARADSAAGPDATAPLRAVSKRSMGGKTSVGGRKWAARRLDADGVAEAEVVGSGEIPDELRDRLIQVPLVRNGEIVGREPLDAARDRHRAARAGLPLSATQLSRGEPVLPTEYV; translated from the coding sequence ATGAACACAGCGGACATGGGGCTGTCCGGAGCGGAAGGGCGCACCGGTGGCACCCGCGGGCAGGGTCCGGGCGGCAGCGCCCGGACGGACGGCGAGCCCCCGGCCGGCGGCTGGGGGAAGGTGGGCGTGCCCTCGACGGCGCTCTTCACCGACCGTTACGAACTGACCATGCTGCAGGCGGCACTGCGGGCCGGCACCGCGGACCGGGCCTGCGTCTTCGAGGTCTTCACCCGCCGGCTGCCGGAGGGCCGCCGCTACGGCGTGGTCGCCGGCACCGGCCGGGTGCTGGACGCGGTGGAGAACTTCCGCTTCGACAGCGGGGTGCTGGACTTCCTCGCCGACCAGCGGATCGTGGACGAGCCGACGCTGCACCGGCTGGCCCGCTACCGCTTCCGCGGCGACATCTGGGGCTACCCGGAGGGCGAGGTCTACTTCCCCGGCTCCCCGATCATGCGGGTGGAGGGCTCCTTCGCCGACTGCGTGCTGCTGGAGACGGTGGTGCTGTCGATCCTCAACCACGACTCCGCGGTCGCCGCGGCGGCCTCCCGGATGGCCGTCGCCGCCGGGGACCGGCCGCTGATCGAGATGGGTGCCCGGCGCACCCATGAGCTGGCGGCCGTCGCCGCGGCCCGCGCCGCGTACGTGGGCGGCTTCGCCACCACCTCCGACCTGGCGGCCGGGTTCCGCTACAACATCCCCACCGTGGGCACCAGCGCCCACGCCTTCACCCTGCTCCACGACAGCGAGCGCGACGCCTTCACCGCGCAGGTGGAGACCCTCGGCAGCGGCACCACCCTGCTGGTGGACACCTATGACGTGGCCGAGGCGGTGCGCACCGCGGTGGAGGTGGCCGGCACCGGGCTGGGCGCGGTCCGGATCGACTCCGGCGACCTGCTCCTCCTCGCCCACCGGGTCCGGCAGCAGCTGGACGAGCTGGGCGCCCGGGACACCAAGATCGTGGTGACCAGCGACCTCGACGAGTACGCCATCGCCTCGCTGGCCGCGGCGCCGGTGGACGCGTACGGGGTGGGCACCCAGCTGGTCACCGGCAGCGGGCACCCGACCTGCTCCATGGTCTACAAGCTGGTGGCCCGCGCGGACAGCGCCGCCGGCCCGGACGCCACGGCGCCGCTGCGGGCGGTGTCGAAGCGGTCGATGGGCGGCAAGACGTCGGTCGGCGGCCGCAAGTGGGCGGCCCGGCGGCTGGACGCGGACGGGGTGGCCGAGGCCGAGGTGGTCGGCTCCGGCGAGATCCCGGACGAGCTGCGGGACCGCCTGATCCAGGTGCCGCTGGTGCGGAACGGGGAGATCGTCGGCCGCGAACCGCTGGACGCCGCCCGCGACCGCCACCGGGCCGCCCGGGCCGGACTGCCGCTCTCCGCGACCCAGCTGTCGCGCGGCGAGCCGGTCCTGCCCACCGAGTACGTGTAG
- a CDS encoding isochorismatase family protein, which produces MHRALIVVDVQNDFCEGGSLAVAGGADVAAAITDLIGVATAGYRHVVATRDHHIDPGDHFSEHPDFVHSWPAHCVAGTEGSGFHPNLAPAIASGAIEAVFDKGAHAAAYSGFEGADENGVPLARWLRDRDVTEVDVVGIATDHCVRATALDAVREGFTTHVLLDLTAGVSPETTERALAELRAAGVELTGKPVV; this is translated from the coding sequence ATGCACCGCGCACTGATCGTCGTCGACGTGCAGAACGATTTCTGCGAGGGCGGCAGCCTCGCAGTCGCCGGCGGCGCGGACGTCGCCGCCGCCATCACCGACCTGATAGGGGTGGCCACGGCGGGCTACCGGCACGTCGTGGCCACCCGTGACCACCACATCGACCCCGGGGACCACTTCTCCGAGCACCCGGACTTCGTCCACAGCTGGCCGGCGCACTGCGTGGCGGGCACCGAGGGCAGCGGGTTCCACCCCAACCTGGCTCCCGCCATCGCCTCGGGCGCCATCGAGGCGGTCTTCGACAAGGGCGCCCACGCGGCGGCCTACAGCGGCTTCGAGGGCGCCGACGAGAACGGCGTCCCGCTCGCCCGGTGGCTGCGCGACCGGGACGTCACCGAGGTGGACGTGGTGGGCATCGCCACCGACCACTGCGTTCGGGCCACCGCGCTGGACGCCGTCCGCGAGGGCTTCACCACCCATGTGCTGCTGGACCTGACCGCCGGGGTGTCCCCGGAGACCACCGAGCGCGCGCTGGCCGAGCTGCGCGCGGCGGGCGTGGAACTGACCGGCAAGCCGGTCGTCTGA
- a CDS encoding immune inhibitor A domain-containing protein: MNSQRKRAVRTAAIATVIAAIGMAAPVAGSAQADEAPPAKQTERRDPAHAQSVDHDLDGPFSKEQQERREAAIQQVLSGDAEPVRRGASEVVKVGKGKYVELAREKTDKIFTILVEFGDKVDDTTLYDPDGPEGPQEPVKKYGGTPGPLHNAIERPDRANDNSTDWQADYDRQHYQDLYFSEEKGKESLKKYYERQSSGRYSVDGEVSDWVKVDWNEGRYGSNYCGDNNCANVWDLVRDGVNRWARDQKAAGRTDAQIKADLARYDEWDRYDFDEDGNFNEPDGYIDHFQIVHAGEDESAGGGVQGETAVWAHRWYAYGSDAGQTGPAQNKAGGTEIGDTGIWVGDYTMQPENGGLGVFAHEYAHDLGLPDEYDTSGKGESSVGFWSLMSSGSWLGRGEDAIGDLPGDMNAWDKLQLGWLDYDRAKAATASTHQLGVAEYNTRRKQALIVDLPAKPVTTTIVTPAEGARQWWSGQGDNLKNTLTRPVDLTGATTASLDLKGWWDIEENYDFAYAEVSTDGGANWTPVDGTADGRPIPRDGGDKPALTGSSGGYRQLSFPLDAYAGKKIDVRFRYQTDGGVSLKGFAADTIAVTADGRQLFADNAEGDDNGWAVKGFRRIGGSFTEEYPQYYIAENRQYVSYDTTLKTGPYNFGWRDTRPNWVEHYPYQNGLLIWKWDTSQQDNNVGQHPGRGLILPVDAHAKPEKWADGTLMPNRIQAYDSTFSHFRTEGFTLHRNGVAAKVPAKRGTPVFDDRKGVYWYDSNPTGGVQVTDTNTRIKITNEPGHGSWVTVQVGPSTR; the protein is encoded by the coding sequence GTGAACAGCCAACGTAAGAGGGCGGTCAGAACGGCCGCCATCGCCACGGTGATCGCCGCGATAGGCATGGCGGCACCCGTCGCCGGTTCGGCGCAGGCCGACGAGGCGCCGCCGGCGAAGCAGACGGAGCGCCGCGACCCGGCGCACGCCCAGAGCGTCGATCACGACCTGGACGGCCCGTTCAGCAAGGAGCAGCAGGAGCGTCGCGAGGCGGCCATCCAGCAGGTGCTGTCCGGGGACGCCGAGCCGGTCAGGCGCGGCGCTTCGGAGGTCGTCAAGGTCGGCAAGGGCAAGTACGTCGAGCTGGCCCGGGAGAAGACCGACAAGATCTTCACCATCCTGGTGGAGTTCGGCGACAAGGTGGACGACACCACCCTGTACGACCCGGACGGCCCCGAGGGCCCGCAGGAGCCGGTGAAGAAGTACGGCGGTACGCCGGGTCCGCTGCACAACGCCATCGAGCGTCCGGACCGCGCGAACGACAACAGCACCGACTGGCAGGCGGACTACGACCGCCAGCACTACCAGGACCTGTACTTCTCCGAGGAGAAGGGCAAGGAGTCCCTGAAGAAGTACTACGAGCGGCAGTCCTCGGGCCGGTACTCGGTCGACGGCGAGGTCTCCGACTGGGTCAAGGTGGACTGGAACGAGGGCCGTTACGGTTCCAACTACTGCGGCGACAACAACTGCGCCAACGTGTGGGACCTGGTCCGCGACGGCGTCAACCGGTGGGCCCGGGACCAGAAGGCGGCCGGCCGTACCGACGCCCAGATCAAGGCCGACCTCGCCCGCTACGACGAGTGGGACCGGTACGACTTCGACGAGGACGGCAACTTCAACGAGCCCGACGGCTACATCGACCACTTCCAGATCGTGCACGCCGGCGAGGACGAGTCGGCGGGCGGTGGCGTCCAGGGTGAGACCGCGGTGTGGGCCCACCGCTGGTACGCCTACGGCTCCGACGCCGGCCAGACCGGCCCGGCGCAGAACAAGGCGGGCGGCACCGAGATCGGTGACACCGGCATCTGGGTCGGCGACTACACCATGCAGCCGGAGAACGGCGGGCTGGGCGTCTTCGCCCACGAGTACGCCCACGACCTCGGGCTGCCGGACGAGTACGACACCAGCGGCAAGGGCGAGTCGTCCGTCGGCTTCTGGTCGCTGATGTCCTCCGGCTCCTGGCTGGGCCGGGGCGAGGACGCCATCGGCGACCTGCCCGGTGACATGAACGCCTGGGACAAGCTCCAGCTGGGCTGGCTCGACTACGACCGGGCCAAGGCCGCGACCGCCTCCACCCACCAGCTGGGCGTCGCCGAGTACAACACCCGGCGCAAGCAGGCGCTCATCGTGGACCTGCCGGCCAAGCCCGTCACCACCACGATCGTGACCCCCGCCGAGGGGGCCCGGCAGTGGTGGAGCGGCCAGGGCGACAACCTCAAGAACACCCTCACCCGGCCGGTGGACCTGACCGGAGCCACCACCGCCTCGCTGGACCTCAAGGGCTGGTGGGACATCGAGGAGAACTACGACTTCGCCTACGCCGAGGTGTCCACCGACGGCGGCGCCAACTGGACGCCGGTCGACGGCACCGCGGACGGCCGGCCGATCCCGCGCGACGGCGGTGACAAGCCGGCGCTGACCGGCTCCTCCGGCGGCTATCGCCAGCTCTCCTTCCCGCTGGACGCCTACGCGGGCAAGAAGATCGACGTCCGCTTCCGCTACCAGACGGACGGCGGGGTCTCCCTCAAGGGCTTCGCGGCCGACACCATCGCGGTGACCGCCGACGGCCGTCAGCTGTTCGCCGACAACGCCGAGGGCGACGACAACGGCTGGGCCGTGAAGGGCTTCCGGCGCATCGGCGGCTCCTTCACCGAGGAGTACCCGCAGTACTACATCGCGGAGAACCGGCAGTACGTCAGCTACGACACGACGCTGAAGACCGGCCCGTACAACTTCGGATGGCGCGACACCCGGCCCAACTGGGTCGAGCACTACCCGTACCAGAACGGCCTGCTGATCTGGAAGTGGGACACCTCGCAGCAGGACAACAACGTCGGGCAGCACCCGGGCCGCGGCCTGATCCTGCCGGTGGACGCGCACGCCAAGCCGGAGAAGTGGGCCGACGGCACGCTGATGCCGAACCGCATCCAGGCGTACGACTCGACCTTCAGCCACTTCCGCACAGAGGGCTTCACGCTGCACCGCAACGGGGTGGCGGCCAAGGTCCCGGCGAAGCGGGGCACCCCGGTCTTCGACGACCGCAAGGGCGTCTACTGGTACGACTCCAACCCGACCGGTGGTGTACAGGTCACCGACACCAACACCCGTATCAAGATCACCAATGAGCCCGGTCACGGGTCCTGGGTGACCGTCCAGGTGGGTCCCTCCACCAGGTAA
- a CDS encoding RDD family protein, producing the protein MPPIATSGQRFLARLIDSLVLGAIWTLCLVATGALQYSLDNEGEQHQGKVVLAAVLTFALYFVYEGAMLARDGQTLGKKALRIRVAMLADGDLPRRQGWVRGAVYALPGMLVPVLVGTLFWLLNSLWHTWDKPFRQSLHDKAARTVVVTAA; encoded by the coding sequence ATGCCCCCGATCGCCACCTCGGGCCAGCGGTTCCTGGCCCGGCTGATCGACTCCCTGGTGCTGGGCGCGATCTGGACGCTGTGCCTGGTGGCCACCGGCGCGCTCCAGTACAGCCTGGACAACGAGGGTGAGCAGCACCAGGGCAAGGTGGTGCTCGCCGCCGTGCTGACCTTCGCGCTCTACTTCGTGTACGAGGGCGCCATGCTCGCCCGGGACGGCCAGACGCTCGGCAAGAAGGCGCTGCGCATCCGGGTCGCGATGCTCGCCGACGGTGACCTGCCGCGCCGTCAGGGCTGGGTGCGCGGCGCGGTGTACGCGCTGCCCGGCATGCTCGTCCCGGTCCTGGTGGGCACCCTCTTCTGGCTGCTCAACTCCCTCTGGCACACCTGGGACAAGCCCTTCCGTCAGAGCCTGCACGACAAGGCCGCCCGCACCGTGGTGGTCACCGCCGCCTGA
- a CDS encoding RDD family protein encodes MPPLAHLGRRLVARIIDGLLIGIPVALIMAVVLGGYDPVDDTGASTVVTVVGALAYFFYEGLMLTRSGQTVGKQVMKIRVAMLHDGSVPAGQPGWMRAAVYSLPEVVPCCGFVFWLVNVLWCTWDRPYRQCVHDKVAATVVVSAVR; translated from the coding sequence ATGCCTCCGCTCGCCCACCTGGGCCGTCGGCTGGTGGCCCGGATCATCGACGGGCTGCTCATCGGCATCCCGGTGGCGCTGATCATGGCGGTGGTGCTGGGTGGATACGACCCGGTCGACGACACCGGTGCCTCCACGGTGGTGACCGTGGTGGGGGCGCTCGCCTACTTCTTCTACGAGGGGCTGATGCTCACCCGGAGCGGCCAGACGGTCGGCAAACAGGTGATGAAGATCCGGGTCGCGATGCTCCACGACGGGTCGGTGCCGGCCGGCCAGCCGGGCTGGATGCGCGCCGCGGTCTACTCGCTGCCGGAGGTGGTGCCCTGCTGCGGGTTCGTCTTCTGGCTGGTCAACGTGTTGTGGTGCACCTGGGACCGGCCCTACCGGCAGTGCGTCCACGACAAGGTGGCGGCCACCGTGGTGGTCTCGGCGGTGCGCTGA
- a CDS encoding SsgA family sporulation/cell division regulator, translating into MNTVVERELEMNLVLSPERSVPVPARLSYRTDDPYAVHIVFHVGSEAPVHWTFARDLLVEGVFRTCGDGDVRVWPARLHGRGIVVMGLSSPEGDALLEASASAVSAWLERTLRLVPPGSEGDRLDVDGVLVELFARTPRHDPWARGPWAADEPTEDGA; encoded by the coding sequence ATGAACACCGTGGTGGAGCGTGAACTGGAGATGAACCTGGTGCTGTCGCCGGAGCGCAGCGTGCCGGTGCCGGCCCGGCTGTCGTACCGCACCGACGACCCCTACGCGGTGCACATCGTCTTCCACGTCGGCTCGGAGGCGCCGGTGCACTGGACGTTCGCGCGGGACCTGCTGGTGGAAGGGGTGTTCCGGACGTGCGGTGACGGCGACGTGCGGGTGTGGCCGGCCCGGCTGCACGGCCGCGGCATCGTGGTGATGGGACTCAGCTCGCCGGAGGGCGACGCGCTGCTGGAGGCGTCCGCCTCGGCGGTGTCCGCCTGGCTGGAGCGGACCCTGCGGCTGGTGCCGCCGGGGTCGGAGGGCGACCGGCTCGACGTGGACGGGGTGCTGGTGGAGCTGTTCGCCCGTACGCCGCGGCACGATCCGTGGGCGCGCGGCCCGTGGGCCGCCGACGAGCCCACCGAGGACGGCGCGTGA
- a CDS encoding RidA family protein, with amino-acid sequence MTGKTEKTALTPATHTAPPAKFSHGVRKGNILQVAGQVGFGPAAEGQAPTPVGPGLREQTLQTLANVKAVLEEGGARWEDVVMIRVYLTDTAHFAEFNEIYNEYFADLTEVPAARTTVYVGLPAGLLVEIDALAVLG; translated from the coding sequence ATGACCGGGAAGACCGAGAAGACCGCCCTCACCCCCGCCACCCACACCGCCCCGCCCGCGAAGTTCTCGCACGGCGTCCGCAAGGGCAACATCCTCCAGGTCGCCGGCCAGGTCGGGTTCGGCCCGGCGGCGGAGGGCCAGGCGCCCACCCCGGTGGGCCCGGGGCTGCGGGAGCAGACCCTGCAGACGCTCGCCAACGTCAAGGCGGTCCTGGAGGAGGGCGGCGCGCGCTGGGAGGACGTGGTGATGATCCGCGTCTACCTCACCGACACCGCGCACTTCGCCGAGTTCAACGAGATCTACAACGAGTACTTCGCCGACCTGACCGAGGTCCCGGCGGCCCGGACCACCGTCTACGTCGGCCTCCCGGCCGGCCTGCTGGTGGAGATCGACGCCCTCGCCGTCCTCGGCTGA
- a CDS encoding IclR family transcriptional regulator, producing MSQTVHRALTILPLLAEGPANLEQVATRLEVHKSTASRLLRTLHEHGLVHRQQDQRYRLGARLFALAHRAMEGLDVREIAHPHLVALNERCGHTVHLAVREEDEVLYIDKVDSRYPVRMYSRIGKPVAITVAAVAKLLLADLPEAERRQVAERLDYPAYTPRSTPGAAAYLKELARVREQGWATDLGGHEESINCVAAPVRGVDGRTVAAISVSAPNVVVTAEELLALLPLVRRTAEAISAEYSGRTPQKETPR from the coding sequence ATGAGCCAGACCGTGCACCGGGCGCTGACCATCCTGCCGCTGCTCGCGGAGGGGCCGGCCAACCTCGAACAGGTCGCCACGCGCCTGGAGGTCCACAAGTCCACCGCCTCCCGGCTGCTGCGCACCCTGCACGAGCACGGCCTGGTCCACCGCCAGCAGGACCAGCGCTACCGCCTGGGCGCCCGGCTCTTCGCGCTCGCCCACCGCGCCATGGAAGGCCTGGACGTGCGGGAGATCGCCCACCCGCACCTGGTCGCGCTCAACGAGCGGTGCGGCCACACCGTGCACCTGGCGGTCCGCGAGGAGGACGAGGTGCTCTACATCGACAAGGTGGACAGCCGCTACCCGGTCCGGATGTACTCCCGGATCGGCAAGCCGGTGGCGATCACCGTCGCCGCCGTGGCCAAACTGCTCCTGGCCGACCTGCCCGAGGCCGAGCGCCGCCAGGTCGCCGAGCGGCTGGACTACCCCGCGTACACCCCCCGTTCGACGCCCGGCGCCGCCGCCTACCTCAAGGAGCTGGCCCGGGTGCGCGAACAGGGGTGGGCCACCGACCTCGGTGGCCACGAGGAGTCCATCAACTGCGTCGCCGCGCCGGTCCGCGGGGTGGACGGGCGTACCGTCGCCGCGATCTCCGTCTCCGCGCCGAACGTCGTGGTCACCGCCGAGGAACTCCTCGCCCTGCTGCCGCTGGTCCGCCGCACCGCCGAGGCGATCAGTGCCGAATACTCCGGCCGGACACCACAGAAGGAGACCCCCCGATGA
- a CDS encoding PfkB family carbohydrate kinase gives MPASLSTDVVCLGESMVAFVPTRPGPLAEVPAFTRSAGGAESNVACALARLGHRVRWISRLGTDGFGDHVLAAVAEAGVDVHGVRRDPDRPTGIYFRTAGERSWGGPDPAPDGAPPGEVVYYRAGSAASAMSPRTVARADAYGGRLLHLTGITPALSDGCRELVRELTARRPGRPWVSFDVNYRAALWRSPGPTDPEVLLELARGCDLVFVGEDEASAAWGLRGPDAVRSALPEPGVLVVKRGAAGAVAYVRPGAEAWPATAVPAPGGPADDSPARGGPEYGGPGSGPSGAAAPGPGGATGAGPGPSGTPGTRPGTAPGGGPEPSGAPGPGPSGAAGRGEGGPATAAPDARYAEPAPAVDVVAHVGAGDAFAAGFLSATLRGLPVAHRLRHGHLLAAAALTDPGDLAAPPGRALADRLVALAPDAWGRLRLGPGWTRAEPGTGTDPEAGSVTTEVPAP, from the coding sequence GTGCCCGCATCCTTGAGCACCGATGTCGTCTGCCTCGGCGAGTCGATGGTGGCCTTCGTCCCCACCCGGCCCGGACCGCTGGCCGAGGTGCCCGCCTTCACCCGGTCCGCCGGCGGCGCCGAGTCCAACGTGGCCTGCGCGCTGGCGCGGCTGGGCCACCGGGTCCGCTGGATCAGCCGGCTGGGCACCGACGGCTTCGGCGACCACGTGCTGGCCGCGGTGGCCGAAGCCGGCGTGGACGTGCACGGGGTGCGCCGCGACCCGGACCGGCCGACCGGCATCTACTTCCGCACCGCCGGGGAGCGCTCCTGGGGCGGCCCGGACCCGGCCCCGGACGGCGCCCCGCCCGGGGAGGTCGTCTACTACCGCGCCGGGTCGGCCGCGTCCGCGATGTCCCCGCGGACGGTCGCCCGCGCCGACGCGTACGGGGGCCGGCTGCTCCACCTGACCGGCATCACCCCGGCGCTCTCCGACGGCTGCCGGGAGCTGGTCCGCGAGCTGACCGCCCGCCGGCCGGGCCGGCCGTGGGTGTCCTTCGACGTGAACTACCGGGCCGCCCTGTGGCGCAGCCCCGGCCCCACCGACCCGGAGGTCCTGCTGGAGCTGGCCCGCGGCTGCGACCTGGTCTTCGTCGGCGAGGACGAGGCGTCGGCCGCCTGGGGCCTGCGCGGCCCGGACGCGGTCCGCTCCGCGCTGCCCGAACCGGGCGTGCTGGTCGTCAAGCGCGGCGCCGCCGGGGCCGTGGCGTACGTCCGCCCCGGCGCGGAGGCGTGGCCGGCCACCGCGGTACCGGCCCCGGGCGGCCCGGCGGACGACAGCCCGGCGCGCGGCGGCCCGGAGTACGGCGGCCCGGGATCCGGGCCGTCCGGCGCGGCCGCTCCCGGCCCCGGCGGCGCCACCGGGGCCGGTCCCGGGCCGTCCGGCACCCCCGGCACCCGTCCCGGTACGGCCCCGGGGGGCGGTCCCGAGCCGTCCGGCGCCCCCGGTCCCGGGCCGTCCGGGGCGGCCGGCCGCGGGGAGGGCGGGCCGGCGACGGCGGCACCGGACGCCCGGTACGCCGAACCCGCCCCGGCGGTGGACGTGGTCGCGCACGTCGGGGCCGGCGACGCCTTCGCCGCCGGGTTCCTCTCCGCCACGCTCCGCGGCCTGCCCGTGGCCCACCGGCTGCGCCACGGGCACCTGCTCGCCGCCGCCGCCCTCACCGACCCCGGCGACCTCGCCGCCCCGCCCGGCCGCGCGCTGGCGGACCGGCTGGTCGCGCTGGCCCCGGACGCGTGGGGGAGACTGCGTCTGGGCCCCGGCTGGACGCGGGCCGAACCGGGAACCGGGACCGACCCGGAGGCCGGGTCCGTGACGACGGAGGTACCCGCCCCATGA
- a CDS encoding alanine racemase, whose protein sequence is MVADRRTEGTTDRHTAGTAGAADAPGTAGTAGAPDTAGTAGAPDTTRAPAHGPGGAPGAGAAEAGAPGAADPGAPGSGAPDAPDALAGTVLDHRFKGLPPDADGLTFGELAAQRRDLFTGGFTTPVLTLSAESLTHNLALLEEYAERHGLAFAPHGKTSMAPQLFARQIERGAWGITVAVPHQVRVCRAFGVRRVFLANEVVDAAALRWLAAELDADPGFRCVLYVDSVRGVELMDAALRAAGARRPLEVVVELAAGEGARTGARTEAECAAVADAVAATGTLRLVGVAGYEGEVPDADDARVRAWLRRLTALAVAFDAAGRFADREEIVVSAGGSAWFDAVADVFAELPALSRPVLKLLRSGAYVTHDDGHYRRLTPFNRVPQEGALRPAFTLWAQVVSRPSPEQAFLNAGKRDAAYDLDLPYARLVRDARDGSFREAAGITVTGLSDQHAWLRTEPGTRLEVGDWVGLGLSHPCTSFDKWQLIPLVTADGTVTDYIRTYF, encoded by the coding sequence ATGGTCGCCGATCGCCGGACCGAAGGAACCACTGACCGCCACACCGCCGGTACCGCCGGTGCCGCCGACGCCCCCGGCACGGCCGGTACCGCAGGCGCACCGGACACCGCCGGCACCGCAGGTGCACCGGACACCACTCGCGCCCCCGCGCACGGCCCCGGCGGCGCGCCGGGCGCGGGCGCGGCGGAAGCGGGCGCACCGGGTGCGGCGGACCCGGGCGCGCCCGGATCGGGCGCACCGGACGCACCGGACGCGCTGGCCGGCACCGTGCTGGACCACCGCTTCAAGGGGCTTCCGCCGGACGCGGACGGGCTGACCTTCGGGGAACTCGCCGCCCAGCGCCGCGACCTGTTCACCGGCGGCTTCACCACCCCGGTCCTGACCCTCTCCGCGGAATCCCTGACGCACAATCTGGCGCTGCTGGAGGAGTACGCCGAGCGCCACGGCCTGGCCTTCGCCCCGCACGGCAAGACCTCGATGGCCCCGCAGCTGTTCGCCCGGCAGATCGAGCGGGGCGCGTGGGGCATCACCGTCGCCGTGCCCCACCAGGTCCGGGTCTGCCGGGCGTTCGGCGTGCGGCGGGTCTTCCTGGCCAACGAGGTGGTGGACGCCGCGGCGCTGCGCTGGCTCGCCGCCGAGCTCGACGCCGACCCCGGCTTCCGGTGCGTGCTGTACGTCGATTCGGTGCGCGGGGTGGAGCTGATGGACGCCGCGCTGCGGGCCGCGGGGGCGCGCCGGCCGCTGGAGGTGGTGGTGGAGCTGGCCGCGGGCGAGGGCGCGCGGACCGGGGCGCGCACCGAGGCGGAGTGCGCCGCGGTGGCGGACGCGGTGGCGGCCACCGGCACCCTGCGGCTGGTGGGCGTGGCCGGGTACGAGGGCGAGGTGCCGGACGCCGACGACGCGCGGGTGCGGGCCTGGCTGCGCCGGCTGACCGCGCTCGCCGTGGCGTTCGACGCGGCGGGCCGGTTCGCGGACCGCGAGGAGATCGTGGTCAGCGCGGGCGGCAGCGCCTGGTTCGACGCGGTGGCCGACGTCTTCGCGGAGCTGCCCGCGCTCTCCCGGCCGGTGCTGAAGCTGCTGCGCTCGGGCGCGTACGTCACCCACGACGACGGCCACTACCGGCGGCTCACCCCCTTCAACCGGGTCCCCCAGGAGGGCGCGCTGCGGCCGGCGTTCACGCTCTGGGCCCAGGTGGTCTCCCGGCCCTCGCCGGAGCAGGCGTTCCTCAACGCGGGGAAGCGGGACGCGGCGTACGACCTGGACCTGCCGTACGCGCGGCTGGTGCGGGACGCCCGTGACGGCTCGTTCCGCGAGGCGGCGGGCATCACCGTCACCGGGCTGTCGGACCAGCACGCCTGGCTGCGGACCGAGCCGGGCACCCGGCTGGAGGTCGGCGACTGGGTGGGGCTGGGCCTGTCCCACCCGTGCACCTCGTTCGACAAGTGGCAGCTGATCCCGCTGGTGACCGCCGACGGCACGGTCACCGACTACATCCGCACCTACTTCTGA